One Actinoplanes missouriensis 431 DNA segment encodes these proteins:
- a CDS encoding chemotaxis protein CheA, with the protein MNPLLAQFLAEANDLLASVDEGLLHLERDPGDAELVNEVFRAAHTFKGSSGLFDFPELTRLTHAAEDLLDAVRGGRLALDSGMTDDLLAAFDLIRGWLAHVTAHERLPASAGNDAAGLITKLRAPLGGEPVAHTAATAAAGIAVIDAAPEWLAWFDAEWLTETATWLETTTSTMRFVRYTPDADCFFRAEDPIHLVRQVPGLDKLGIVQPEQWPAPEEYDEYVCLLSFVVATRAGIGELEYLFRYVPDQVQIVELDGDAITRHLSGEPPLKVEEKVTIAVTEVIDSELAADARSVLAAAQRTLEINPVEGVQLRSVALAVMAAARALGVPEDLTEADRASVSEAVERLLAEAAPAPVGTVPVAAAASAPVAAAGPPAEPTGRADDPGGQVGTRVLKVDQEKVDRLMELVGELNVAKNGLTFLADSAEEEFGSRVLSRRIKDQYAGLHRIAEELQSAVMDVRMLPLSVAFGRFPRLVRDLSRRLGKTIELVTEGEDTMADKDVIEALGDPLVHLVRNSLDHGIEPSDERTASGKNPAARLTLAAVADGDAVIVEVSDDGRGVDPVRVKRKAYEKGLISEEELESLSDIEAVDLVFRPGFSTADQVSDLSGRGVGMDAVRASVEKLGGTVTMRSKLGQGTSTRLRLPLSMAVTQVMVVSVAGQRFGIPVDLVVETVRVPAAEMGRVLHQDVVVMRGEVVPVLDLARALDMPWAADPDADRAILVVSVNGQRVGLLVEQFHREVDVILKPMEGLLAYADEFSGTALLGDGLVLLVLNMKEVLGLAARVA; encoded by the coding sequence ATGAATCCGTTGCTCGCACAGTTCCTCGCCGAGGCGAACGACCTGCTCGCCTCGGTCGACGAAGGCCTCCTGCACCTGGAGCGCGATCCCGGCGACGCCGAGCTGGTCAACGAGGTGTTCCGCGCTGCGCACACCTTCAAGGGCTCGTCCGGCCTGTTCGACTTCCCCGAGCTGACCCGGCTCACCCACGCGGCCGAGGATCTTCTGGACGCGGTACGCGGGGGCCGCCTCGCCCTCGACTCCGGCATGACCGACGACCTGCTCGCCGCGTTCGACCTGATCCGCGGCTGGCTCGCGCACGTCACGGCGCACGAGCGGCTGCCCGCCAGCGCCGGCAACGACGCGGCCGGGCTGATCACCAAGTTGCGGGCGCCGCTCGGCGGTGAGCCGGTCGCGCACACCGCGGCGACCGCGGCCGCGGGCATCGCCGTGATCGATGCGGCGCCCGAGTGGCTCGCGTGGTTCGACGCCGAGTGGCTCACCGAGACCGCGACCTGGCTGGAGACCACCACCTCGACCATGCGGTTCGTCCGCTACACCCCGGACGCGGACTGCTTCTTCCGGGCCGAGGACCCCATCCATCTGGTACGCCAGGTGCCCGGTCTGGACAAGCTCGGGATCGTGCAGCCCGAGCAGTGGCCCGCGCCGGAGGAGTACGACGAGTACGTCTGCCTGCTCTCCTTCGTGGTCGCCACCCGGGCCGGCATCGGCGAGCTGGAGTACCTGTTCCGGTACGTGCCGGACCAGGTGCAGATCGTCGAGCTGGACGGCGACGCGATCACCCGGCATCTCAGCGGCGAGCCACCGCTGAAGGTCGAGGAGAAGGTCACCATCGCGGTCACCGAGGTGATCGACTCCGAGCTGGCCGCCGACGCCCGGTCGGTGCTCGCCGCGGCCCAGCGGACCCTGGAGATCAATCCGGTCGAGGGCGTTCAGTTGCGGTCCGTGGCGCTGGCCGTCATGGCGGCGGCGCGGGCTCTGGGCGTACCCGAAGATCTGACCGAGGCCGACCGCGCAAGCGTGAGCGAAGCGGTGGAACGTCTCCTCGCCGAGGCCGCGCCGGCGCCGGTCGGCACCGTGCCGGTGGCAGCGGCCGCGTCCGCACCGGTGGCCGCCGCCGGACCGCCCGCCGAGCCCACCGGCCGGGCCGACGACCCCGGCGGCCAGGTCGGCACCCGGGTGCTCAAGGTCGACCAGGAGAAGGTGGACCGGCTGATGGAGCTGGTCGGGGAGCTGAACGTCGCGAAGAACGGCCTCACCTTCCTGGCCGACTCGGCCGAGGAGGAGTTCGGCAGCCGGGTGCTCAGCCGGCGGATCAAGGACCAGTACGCCGGCCTGCACCGGATCGCCGAGGAACTCCAGTCCGCGGTGATGGACGTGCGCATGCTGCCGCTCTCGGTGGCGTTCGGCAGGTTCCCGCGCCTGGTCCGCGACCTCAGCCGCCGGCTCGGCAAGACCATCGAGCTGGTCACCGAGGGCGAGGACACGATGGCCGACAAGGACGTCATCGAGGCCCTCGGCGACCCGCTGGTGCACCTCGTGCGCAACAGCCTGGACCACGGCATCGAGCCGTCCGACGAGCGGACCGCGAGCGGCAAGAACCCGGCCGCCCGGCTCACCCTCGCGGCCGTGGCCGACGGCGACGCGGTGATCGTCGAGGTCTCCGACGACGGCCGGGGCGTCGACCCGGTACGCGTCAAGCGCAAGGCGTACGAAAAGGGTCTGATCTCCGAGGAGGAGCTGGAGTCGCTGAGCGACATCGAGGCCGTCGACCTGGTGTTCCGCCCGGGATTCTCCACCGCCGATCAGGTTTCGGATCTTTCCGGGCGGGGAGTCGGGATGGACGCGGTGCGCGCCAGCGTCGAGAAGCTCGGCGGCACCGTGACGATGCGGTCGAAGCTCGGGCAGGGCACCTCGACCCGGTTGCGACTGCCGCTCTCGATGGCCGTGACGCAGGTGATGGTGGTCAGCGTGGCCGGGCAGCGGTTCGGCATACCGGTCGACCTGGTGGTCGAGACGGTACGCGTGCCGGCCGCCGAGATGGGCCGCGTGCTGCACCAGGACGTGGTCGTGATGCGCGGCGAGGTGGTGCCGGTGCTGGACCTGGCGCGGGCGCTGGACATGCCCTGGGCCGCTGATCCGGACGCCGACCGGGCGATCCTCGTGGTCAGCGTCAACGGGCAGCGGGTGGGCCTGCTCGTCGAGCAGTTCCACCGGGAGGTGGACGTGATCCTGAAACCGATGGAGGGCCTGCTCGCCTACGCCGACGAGTTCTCCGGCACCGCGCTGCTCGGCGACGGCCTGGTGCTGCTGGTGCTCAACATGAAGGAGGTGCTCGGCCTTGCCGCTCGAGTTGCATGA
- a CDS encoding response regulator has product MTDTEAPPRVLVVDDAATVRLYHSSLLLEAGFQVDEAANGLEAVEAAMATPFDLFVVDVNMPKMNGYTCVENLRSETVATDAPVLMISTEDRPGDADRAYAAGANLYLVKPVTGERLIRIATMLTAGRGTPA; this is encoded by the coding sequence ATGACCGATACCGAGGCGCCGCCCCGGGTGCTCGTCGTCGACGACGCCGCCACGGTGCGGCTCTACCACAGCAGCCTGCTGCTCGAAGCCGGTTTCCAGGTGGATGAGGCGGCGAACGGCCTGGAAGCCGTCGAGGCGGCCATGGCGACACCGTTCGACCTGTTCGTGGTCGACGTGAACATGCCGAAGATGAACGGCTACACCTGCGTCGAGAACCTGCGTTCGGAGACCGTCGCCACCGACGCGCCGGTCCTCATGATCAGCACCGAGGACCGCCCCGGCGACGCCGACCGGGCGTATGCGGCCGGCGCCAACCTGTACCTGGTCAAACCGGTCACCGGAGAACGGCTGATCCGGATCGCCACCATGCTCACGGCCGGGAGGGGCACACCGGCATGA
- a CDS encoding CheR family methyltransferase has product MASAPATGAGLSDADFVRFTEYFYKRTGIHFTSAKRYFVDKRIETCVRESPYDTFSGWFAALRVNENTGMLQDLINQLTVNETYFLREDYQFDAMLSTVLPNVLRDRGGLNRIVGPVKILSLPCSTGEEPYSIALRLLEEWDQIDHVDVEIHGADIDSEVLAKAAHASYNDRSVQRVPKPWLNKYFTPVGSGRYQVDEGIRSAVTLHRVNVCDTMAMRAFRDFDVVFCRNVLIYFDELSSRRAAENLYGAMRPGGYLFLGHSESMSRISPIFTPTRLAEGIVYQRPTGAK; this is encoded by the coding sequence ATGGCGAGCGCGCCCGCCACCGGGGCCGGTCTCTCCGACGCCGACTTCGTCCGGTTCACCGAGTACTTCTACAAACGCACCGGGATCCACTTCACCTCGGCGAAGCGCTACTTCGTGGACAAGCGGATCGAGACTTGCGTACGGGAGTCGCCGTACGACACGTTCAGCGGCTGGTTCGCGGCGCTGCGGGTGAACGAGAACACCGGCATGCTCCAGGACCTGATCAACCAGTTGACCGTCAACGAGACGTACTTCCTGCGCGAGGACTACCAGTTCGACGCGATGCTCAGCACGGTGCTGCCGAACGTGCTGCGTGACCGGGGCGGGCTGAACCGGATCGTCGGGCCGGTCAAGATCCTTTCGTTGCCCTGCTCGACCGGCGAGGAGCCGTACTCGATCGCGCTGCGCCTGCTGGAGGAGTGGGACCAGATCGACCACGTCGACGTGGAGATCCACGGCGCCGACATCGACAGCGAGGTGCTCGCCAAGGCGGCGCACGCCAGCTACAACGATCGCTCGGTGCAGCGGGTGCCCAAGCCCTGGCTGAACAAGTACTTCACCCCGGTCGGGTCCGGGCGGTACCAGGTCGACGAGGGCATCCGCAGCGCGGTGACGCTGCACCGAGTGAACGTCTGCGACACGATGGCGATGCGCGCCTTCCGCGACTTCGACGTGGTCTTCTGCCGCAACGTGCTGATCTACTTCGACGAGCTCTCCAGCCGCCGGGCAGCCGAGAACCTGTACGGCGCGATGCGTCCCGGCGGCTACCTCTTCCTCGGCCATTCCGAGTCGATGAGCCGGATCTCGCCGATCTTCACACCCACCCGCCTGGCGGAGGGCATCGTCTACCAGCGACCGACCGGAGCGAAGTGA
- a CDS encoding HEAT repeat domain-containing protein: protein MGLVRKKAAEQPEDVAPERPSAEALRAQLDDPDPDCRREAALGLEGDEESVPHLLTRMTVETETNVRDAILTTLAAHDNETVAGSLAVHLASDDAALRTAVAEALATMPRSMPALLPSLLVAPDHDVRVMTAMVLADLNHPDTAAWLVQMISEDPHPNVVTAAIDALLPVAGPEHAAVLEEAVRRFPDDPFLRFTVQAALPRLAGTA from the coding sequence ATGGGACTCGTCCGCAAGAAGGCAGCGGAGCAACCCGAGGACGTCGCGCCGGAGAGACCGTCGGCGGAGGCGCTGCGGGCTCAGCTGGACGACCCCGACCCGGACTGCCGGCGGGAGGCCGCGCTGGGTCTGGAGGGCGACGAGGAATCAGTGCCGCACCTGCTCACCCGGATGACGGTGGAGACCGAGACGAACGTACGCGACGCGATCCTCACCACGCTCGCGGCGCACGACAACGAGACCGTGGCGGGCAGCCTCGCCGTCCACCTGGCCAGCGACGACGCGGCGCTGCGCACGGCCGTCGCGGAGGCGCTGGCGACCATGCCGAGGTCGATGCCGGCGCTGCTGCCCAGCCTGCTGGTCGCGCCCGACCACGACGTCCGGGTGATGACCGCGATGGTGCTGGCCGACCTGAACCATCCGGACACGGCCGCCTGGCTGGTCCAGATGATCAGTGAGGACCCGCATCCGAACGTGGTGACCGCGGCGATCGACGCGCTGCTGCCGGTGGCCGGCCCCGAGCACGCCGCCGTGCTGGAGGAGGCCGTGCGCCGCTTCCCGGACGATCCGTTCCTGCGATTCACCGTTCAGGCGGCCCTGCCCCGTCTGGCCGGGACGGCGTGA
- the cheB gene encoding chemotaxis-specific protein-glutamate methyltransferase CheB, which translates to MSSTSVLVVDDSALMRRALKGILTDTGEFDVHTARNGVDALEQLGRLKPDVVTLDINMPEMDGMTCLARIMDEQPTPVIMVSSLTEHNALVTLEALELGAVDYVPKPGGTVSLNIEDVSAELVTKVRAAAQARLKRAGGLTARVRAQTRQVSTAPPPRRQPGKVGAVDLLLIGSSTGGPALLSELLPKLPGTLGAPVVVAQHIPASFTAALARRLDEICALRVHEVDRIMNLQRGNIYIGRGNADVVVARRTDGLIVKSVPAAAEYRWHPSVDRLVGSARRYIDPERLVCALLTGMGDDGATEMAAVKEGGGRTVAESEETAVVWGMPGELARRGGATVVLPSYEIADQLADWVR; encoded by the coding sequence GTGTCATCAACCTCCGTCCTGGTCGTCGACGACTCCGCGCTGATGCGGCGGGCACTCAAGGGGATCCTCACCGACACCGGCGAGTTCGACGTGCACACCGCCCGTAACGGGGTGGACGCGCTGGAACAGCTCGGACGCCTCAAGCCGGATGTGGTGACGCTCGACATCAACATGCCGGAGATGGACGGGATGACCTGCCTCGCCCGGATCATGGACGAGCAGCCGACCCCGGTCATCATGGTCTCCTCGCTGACCGAGCACAACGCGCTTGTCACGCTGGAGGCGCTGGAGCTGGGCGCGGTGGACTACGTCCCGAAACCGGGCGGCACCGTCTCGCTCAACATCGAGGACGTCAGCGCCGAGCTGGTGACCAAGGTCCGGGCCGCGGCCCAGGCCCGGCTCAAACGGGCCGGTGGGCTGACCGCCCGGGTCCGCGCGCAGACCCGGCAGGTGTCCACCGCACCGCCGCCGCGACGGCAGCCGGGCAAGGTCGGCGCCGTCGACCTGCTGCTGATCGGGTCGTCCACCGGTGGCCCGGCGCTGCTCTCCGAACTGCTGCCCAAGCTGCCCGGCACGCTCGGCGCCCCGGTGGTGGTGGCGCAGCACATCCCGGCGTCGTTCACCGCGGCGCTGGCCCGTCGCCTGGACGAGATCTGCGCGCTGCGGGTGCACGAGGTCGACCGGATCATGAACCTGCAACGCGGCAACATCTACATCGGCCGGGGCAACGCGGACGTGGTGGTGGCCCGGCGCACCGACGGCCTGATCGTCAAGAGCGTGCCGGCCGCCGCCGAGTACCGCTGGCATCCCAGCGTGGACCGGCTGGTCGGCTCGGCCCGGCGCTACATCGACCCGGAACGGCTGGTGTGCGCCCTGCTGACCGGAATGGGCGATGACGGCGCCACCGAGATGGCCGCCGTCAAGGAGGGCGGCGGCCGGACCGTCGCCGAGTCCGAGGAGACAGCGGTGGTCTGGGGCATGCCGGGCGAACTCGCCCGGCGGGGTGGCGCCACGGTCGTGCTGCCCTCGTACGAGATCGCCGACCAGTTGGCCGACTGGGTCCGCTGA